The following proteins are encoded in a genomic region of Mycolicibacterium rutilum:
- a CDS encoding DUF7064 domain-containing protein: MADNLDEAFHPATDDPYWNESGWFHFSIPERDVIGFVYYFHDIRTGTSGGGPAIWDPSGEQTYDCLFYDWRWTQPPTGTLQYADFVLPNSLRHVVVEPMRRYRLSYSELGLDLDLEWTALMAPHVLGSAWAEHCHFDQPGRMRGTAILDGDRFDIDCYSMRDRTWGPHRPGARRPGDYLWAIAGPESSWHAITMAGRSGVDRVIGGYLLRDGEIGELVAGERRVLDRRAGAPARVVLDAEDDRGRVLHAEGAVRTALRWLGWPGRMTFWTLTDWRWDGLQGWGEDQEFFAREQVRALLD, translated from the coding sequence ATGGCAGACAACCTCGACGAAGCCTTCCACCCCGCCACCGACGATCCGTACTGGAACGAGAGCGGGTGGTTCCACTTCTCGATCCCCGAACGGGATGTCATCGGCTTCGTCTACTACTTCCACGACATTCGCACCGGGACCAGCGGGGGCGGCCCCGCGATCTGGGATCCCAGCGGCGAACAGACCTACGACTGCCTGTTCTACGACTGGCGTTGGACCCAACCGCCCACCGGCACACTGCAATACGCCGACTTCGTACTGCCCAATTCGTTGCGGCACGTGGTGGTGGAACCGATGAGGCGGTATCGGCTGTCGTACTCGGAACTGGGACTGGACCTCGACCTCGAGTGGACAGCGCTGATGGCGCCGCACGTCCTCGGCTCGGCGTGGGCGGAGCACTGCCACTTCGACCAGCCCGGCCGCATGCGGGGTACCGCGATACTCGACGGTGACCGGTTCGACATCGACTGCTACTCGATGCGCGACCGCACGTGGGGCCCGCACCGTCCTGGCGCCCGGCGACCCGGCGATTACCTGTGGGCCATCGCCGGTCCGGAGTCCAGCTGGCACGCCATCACGATGGCGGGTCGCTCCGGTGTGGACCGCGTGATCGGTGGATACCTGTTGCGCGACGGTGAAATCGGCGAACTGGTGGCCGGGGAGCGACGGGTGCTCGACCGCCGTGCCGGTGCTCCGGCTCGGGTGGTGCTCGACGCAGAGGACGACCGCGGTCGGGTGCTGCACGCCGAAGGGGCGGTGCGCACGGCGCTGCGCTGGCTCGGGTGGCCGGGACGGATGACGTTCTGGACGCTGACCGACTGGCGCTGGGACGGGCTGCAGGGCTGGGGCGAGGACCAGGAGTTCTTCGCCCGTGAGCAGGTGCGCGCGCTGCTCGACTAG